Proteins encoded by one window of Streptomyces sp. NBC_01571:
- a CDS encoding carbohydrate ABC transporter permease codes for MSGDGRRGARTPRAATRVRRQLPYSPWLFAAPGLLITGVFILYPFVSTVVNSFTDRRTLIPGTFVGLANFRELLHDDMFWIGLRNSALYVVGVVPALVLLPLLLALLVQKNIPGITFFRSAFYTPVVASIVVVGLIWVWLLDERGLVNSLLETVGIGRIGFLSDQWLLLLSAMAVTVWKGLGYYMIIYLAALANVPRELHEAASVDGAGAVRRFLTVTVPAVRSTMVLVGALSSVAAFKVFSEVYLMAGPDGGPAGEDTTLVMLVQRTGTGLTGRVGYASALSVVVFVVTVALMLLVLRADRKEDA; via the coding sequence GTGTCCGGAGACGGGCGGCGCGGCGCGCGGACGCCCCGCGCGGCGACCCGGGTGCGACGCCAGCTCCCGTACAGCCCCTGGCTGTTCGCGGCACCGGGCCTGCTGATCACGGGTGTCTTCATCCTGTACCCGTTCGTCTCGACGGTGGTCAACTCCTTCACCGACCGCCGCACCCTGATCCCCGGCACGTTCGTGGGCCTCGCCAACTTCCGGGAGCTGCTGCACGACGACATGTTCTGGATCGGCCTGCGCAACAGCGCGCTGTACGTCGTCGGGGTCGTCCCCGCGCTCGTCCTGCTGCCGTTGCTGCTCGCCCTGCTGGTCCAGAAGAACATCCCCGGCATCACCTTCTTCCGGTCGGCCTTCTACACCCCGGTGGTCGCCTCCATCGTCGTGGTCGGCCTGATCTGGGTGTGGCTGCTGGACGAACGCGGCCTGGTGAACTCGCTGCTGGAGACGGTCGGCATCGGCAGGATCGGCTTCCTCAGCGACCAGTGGCTGCTCCTGCTGAGCGCCATGGCCGTCACGGTCTGGAAGGGTCTCGGCTACTACATGATCATCTACCTGGCCGCGCTCGCCAACGTGCCGCGCGAGCTGCACGAGGCGGCGTCGGTCGACGGCGCGGGAGCGGTACGCCGCTTCCTCACCGTCACCGTGCCCGCCGTCCGCTCCACCATGGTGCTGGTCGGCGCGCTCTCCTCGGTCGCCGCCTTCAAGGTGTTCTCCGAGGTGTACCTGATGGCGGGCCCGGACGGCGGACCGGCGGGCGAGGACACCACCCTCGTCATGCTGGTCCAGCGCACCGGCACCGGACTGACCGGCCGGGTGGGCTACGCCTCCGCCCTGTCCGTCGTCGTCTTCGTCGTCACCGTCGCGCTGATGCTGCTCGTGCTGCGCGCCGACCGGAAGGAGGACGCGTGA
- a CDS encoding carbohydrate ABC transporter permease — MSVLEKVRPAERPAPERRPRPRVTDEHGRRVRVWELVLRYLLLLAVLALTVGPFLWQLSTSLKGPTEDIFDSPPALLPGHPTLHNYQRVADTIPVWDYAVNSLKVAGANVVTNCVGSALAGYALARLRYRGRRVATLVFILAMLVPVEGIIIAQFTTMRELGLNNTLIGVVLPGCVGAMNVLLMRNAFLNLPYEIEEAAYVDGANVWQRFLRIALPSVKGTLAVVAIFAFMGAWDDFLWPLIVLSDPSKFTLTIGLNYLHGTFANDERLVAAGTIIAVAPLIALFACLQRYFFRGVGEGAVKG; from the coding sequence GTGAGCGTGCTGGAGAAGGTACGGCCCGCGGAGCGTCCGGCGCCCGAGCGGCGCCCCCGCCCCCGCGTCACCGACGAGCACGGCCGCCGTGTGCGCGTCTGGGAACTCGTCCTGCGCTACCTGCTGCTGCTCGCCGTCCTCGCCCTGACCGTCGGGCCGTTCCTGTGGCAGCTGTCCACCTCGCTCAAGGGCCCGACCGAGGACATCTTCGACTCGCCGCCGGCGCTCCTGCCCGGCCACCCGACACTGCACAACTACCAGCGGGTCGCCGACACCATTCCCGTCTGGGACTACGCCGTGAACTCGCTCAAGGTCGCGGGCGCCAACGTCGTGACGAACTGCGTCGGTTCGGCCCTCGCCGGCTACGCCCTGGCCAGGCTGCGCTACCGCGGCCGCCGGGTGGCGACACTCGTCTTCATCCTCGCGATGCTGGTCCCCGTCGAGGGCATCATCATCGCCCAGTTCACCACCATGCGTGAACTCGGCCTGAACAACACGCTCATCGGCGTGGTGCTGCCCGGCTGCGTCGGCGCGATGAACGTCCTGCTGATGCGCAACGCCTTCCTCAACCTCCCCTACGAGATCGAGGAGGCGGCCTACGTCGACGGGGCGAACGTCTGGCAGCGGTTCCTGCGGATCGCGCTGCCGTCGGTCAAGGGCACCCTTGCCGTCGTCGCCATCTTCGCCTTCATGGGCGCCTGGGACGACTTCCTGTGGCCGCTCATCGTGCTCAGCGATCCCTCCAAGTTCACCCTCACCATCGGCCTCAACTACCTGCACGGCACGTTCGCCAACGACGAACGGCTCGTCGCCGCGGGCACGATCATCGCCGTGGCACCGCTGATCGCCCTCTTCGCCTGTCTCCAGCGGTACTTCTTCCGCGGTGTGGGCGAGGGCGCGGTCAAGGGCTGA
- a CDS encoding glycosyl hydrolase, translating to MSSAVRFGVNYTPSEGWFHHWLDFDLDSVRADLDSIAALGLDHVRVFPLWPYFQPNRTLIRPRAVEQLVALADAAAERGLDVNVDGLQGHLSSFDFLPAWTQTWHRRNIFTDPEVVEAEAVYLRTLAAALADRPNFIGVTIGNEVNQFAAGPHPDPDRITPEQAGAWLTRLLAACEEGAPGKPHLHASYDAAWYQDDQPFTPEHSARLGALTAVHSWVFNGTAQRHGRRGVATEHHAAYLVELSKAWADDPGRPVWLQEVGAPAPLIPAGHAAAFTEATVANALDCPDLWGITWWCSHDVSRDLADFPELEYSLGLLTSDRQPKPAARTLARIVGEGRAHQPSARTTALVVDTAQGRSVCAPGGPVFETFARLTADGARPTTVLASRADDKDHLAARGITEVVTPDQVTE from the coding sequence ATGTCCTCTGCCGTGCGCTTCGGCGTCAACTACACCCCGAGCGAAGGGTGGTTCCACCACTGGCTCGACTTCGACCTCGACTCCGTACGCGCCGACCTCGACTCGATCGCCGCGCTCGGCCTCGACCACGTCCGGGTCTTCCCGCTGTGGCCCTACTTCCAGCCCAACCGCACCCTGATCCGCCCGCGCGCCGTCGAACAACTCGTGGCACTCGCCGACGCCGCGGCCGAACGCGGGCTCGACGTCAACGTGGACGGGCTGCAGGGGCACCTGTCGAGCTTCGACTTCCTGCCCGCGTGGACGCAGACCTGGCACCGGCGGAACATCTTCACCGACCCGGAGGTGGTCGAGGCGGAGGCCGTGTACCTGCGCACCCTGGCCGCCGCCCTCGCCGACCGGCCGAACTTCATAGGCGTGACGATCGGCAACGAGGTCAACCAGTTCGCCGCCGGGCCGCATCCCGACCCGGACCGCATCACGCCCGAGCAGGCCGGAGCGTGGCTGACCCGCCTGCTCGCGGCCTGCGAGGAGGGCGCTCCCGGCAAGCCGCATCTGCACGCCTCGTACGACGCGGCCTGGTACCAGGACGACCAGCCGTTCACGCCCGAGCACTCGGCCCGGCTCGGAGCCCTCACCGCCGTCCACTCCTGGGTGTTCAACGGGACGGCCCAGCGACACGGCCGCCGGGGCGTCGCCACCGAGCACCACGCCGCCTACCTCGTCGAGCTCTCCAAGGCCTGGGCCGACGATCCCGGCCGCCCGGTCTGGCTCCAGGAGGTCGGCGCGCCCGCCCCGCTGATCCCGGCCGGGCACGCCGCCGCCTTCACCGAGGCGACCGTCGCGAACGCGCTCGACTGTCCCGACCTGTGGGGCATCACCTGGTGGTGCTCGCACGACGTCAGCCGCGACCTGGCCGACTTCCCCGAACTCGAATACAGCCTCGGCCTGTTGACGAGCGACCGGCAGCCCAAGCCCGCCGCGCGGACCCTCGCCCGGATCGTCGGCGAGGGACGGGCGCACCAGCCCTCCGCGCGCACCACCGCGCTCGTCGTCGACACCGCGCAGGGCCGCTCCGTCTGCGCCCCCGGCGGCCCCGTCTTCGAGACCTTCGCCCGGCTGACCGCCGACGGCGCCCGTCCCACCACCGTTCTCGCGAGCCGCGCCGACGACAAGGACCACCTCGCGGCCCGTGGCATCACCGAAGTCGTCACACCCGATCAGGTCACCGAGTAG
- a CDS encoding endo-beta-N-acetylglucosaminidase, with the protein MDLSRRALLLAGAAAALTPALPGVPGRAAAAGRDLQPYASYWYPDSLPSGTPGAGITWRSLKTWSAAGDTDLAFNAASVPLAARFTPTPANTTARAGQARVQSLVSFGPTSSNPAQGAADADYYALTHWAYLDELVFWGGSSGEGLILAPNAPIVDAAHRHGVPVLGNVFLPPVAYGGRLQWTRDLVQKDATGHYPLAAQLVAVAAAYGFDGWFVNAETGGGDTALATAVLGFLKELKALGAARGQRVTWYDAMTVSGSVGWQGALDNQNKAFFQAADSMFVDFRWSSSSLASSATTARQLGRSPYELWAGVDVEANGTNASVDWDAIVPANKAHVVSVGFYRPEWTRNHLPAGRTPGDFHAADDLFWTGSSLDPSRPATNTAWRAPALSVADRSTVGSLPFATVFNTGHGLRWYEDGEVTSDTAWNHLGLQDRLPSRRWVVRTTGRRPTVTFDFADAWRGGSSLLVSGALDAPTTLDLYATRLPLGADTVVELTHRTDAGSTSLELAVATAEPGAAGGAPPYTYVSVPTTGADGWQTSTVRLTGLSGTVHALGVRLAPGTGPVGWRLGRLAVRDATVIPDAPAGLRVTDADGGNLRFAWQGSAGGVRHYELYRTFPDGTRRFLGGTCQSAFYAGGLTAEQGESAAGFELRAVGELFTVSTPATTTHTW; encoded by the coding sequence GTGGACCTCAGCAGACGCGCTCTTCTGCTCGCCGGAGCCGCGGCGGCGCTCACCCCCGCCCTGCCCGGCGTCCCCGGCCGCGCGGCAGCGGCCGGCCGCGATCTCCAGCCGTACGCCTCCTACTGGTACCCGGACTCGCTGCCCTCGGGCACCCCGGGCGCCGGCATCACCTGGCGCAGCCTGAAGACATGGAGCGCCGCCGGCGACACGGACCTGGCGTTCAACGCGGCCTCCGTGCCGCTCGCCGCGCGCTTCACCCCGACCCCCGCGAACACCACGGCCCGCGCCGGCCAGGCCCGTGTCCAGTCCCTCGTCTCCTTCGGCCCCACGTCGAGCAACCCCGCCCAGGGCGCGGCCGACGCCGACTACTACGCCCTCACCCACTGGGCCTACCTCGACGAACTCGTCTTCTGGGGAGGCTCGTCGGGCGAGGGCCTGATCCTCGCGCCGAACGCCCCGATCGTGGACGCGGCCCACCGGCACGGCGTGCCCGTCCTCGGCAACGTCTTCCTGCCGCCCGTCGCCTACGGCGGCCGCCTCCAGTGGACCCGTGACCTGGTGCAGAAGGACGCCACCGGGCATTATCCGCTCGCGGCCCAACTGGTCGCGGTGGCGGCGGCGTACGGCTTCGACGGCTGGTTCGTCAACGCCGAGACCGGTGGCGGCGACACCGCGCTCGCCACCGCCGTGCTCGGCTTCCTGAAGGAGCTCAAGGCGCTCGGCGCGGCCCGGGGACAGCGCGTCACCTGGTACGACGCGATGACCGTGAGCGGCTCGGTCGGCTGGCAGGGCGCGCTCGACAACCAGAACAAGGCGTTCTTCCAGGCCGCCGACTCGATGTTCGTCGACTTCCGCTGGTCATCGAGCAGTCTGGCCTCCTCCGCCACGACCGCCCGGCAACTCGGCCGCAGCCCCTACGAGTTGTGGGCGGGCGTCGACGTCGAGGCCAACGGCACCAACGCGTCCGTCGACTGGGACGCCATCGTGCCGGCGAACAAGGCGCACGTCGTCTCGGTCGGCTTCTACCGGCCCGAGTGGACCCGCAACCACCTGCCGGCGGGCCGCACCCCCGGCGACTTCCACGCCGCCGACGACCTGTTCTGGACCGGCTCCTCCCTCGACCCCTCCCGGCCCGCCACGAACACCGCCTGGCGCGCACCGGCGCTCTCCGTCGCCGACCGCTCGACCGTCGGCTCGCTGCCGTTCGCGACCGTCTTCAACACCGGCCACGGCCTGAGGTGGTACGAGGACGGCGAGGTCACCTCGGACACCGCCTGGAACCACCTGGGTCTCCAGGACCGGCTGCCCTCCCGCCGCTGGGTGGTACGCACCACCGGCCGTCGCCCGACGGTCACCTTCGACTTCGCGGACGCCTGGCGGGGCGGCAGCAGCCTCCTGGTCTCCGGCGCTCTCGACGCGCCGACGACACTGGACCTGTACGCGACCCGGCTGCCGCTCGGCGCGGACACCGTGGTCGAGCTGACCCACCGTACGGACGCGGGCAGCACCTCCCTGGAGCTGGCCGTCGCCACCGCGGAGCCGGGCGCGGCGGGCGGGGCACCCCCGTACACCTACGTGTCCGTGCCCACCACCGGTGCCGACGGCTGGCAGACGTCCACCGTGCGGCTGACCGGGCTGTCGGGGACCGTGCACGCACTGGGCGTACGGCTGGCCCCGGGCACCGGTCCGGTCGGCTGGCGGCTGGGCCGGCTCGCGGTCCGGGACGCGACGGTGATCCCCGACGCGCCCGCCGGCCTGCGCGTCACCGACGCCGACGGCGGCAACCTGCGCTTCGCGTGGCAGGGCTCCGCGGGCGGCGTGCGCCACTACGAGCTGTACCGGACGTTCCCCGACGGCACGCGTCGCTTCCTCGGCGGCACCTGCCAGAGCGCGTTCTACGCGGGCGGTCTCACCGCCGAGCAGGGCGAGTCCGCCGCAGGATTCGAACTGCGCGCGGTGGGGGAGCTGTTCACCGTCTCGACCCCCGCCACGACCACCCACACCTGGTAA
- a CDS encoding glycoside hydrolase family 38 C-terminal domain-containing protein: MHDDRALVEARLKRVLDERIRPAVYPESVPLEVAVWNAPGEPVPVAEGLAAQPEPIEVGARWGAPWGTSWFRVTGTVPESWAGRTVEALLDLGFDENMPGFQCEGLVYRPDGTPVKGLNPRNQWVRVGAPVEGGEEVRLHIEAASNPVILDYHPFLPTPLGDKETAGSEPQYTLTRMDLAVLDETVWELVLDLEVLGELMAELPVESARRWDILRAVERALDAVDLQDVGGTAAAARARLEGVLAEPAVPSAHRISAVGHAHIDSAWLWPLRETVRKVARTTSNMTALIEDEPEFVFAMSQAQQWAWVKEHRPEVWARVKKAVAEGRFVPAGGMWVESDTNMPGSEAMARQFVHGKRFFLDEFGIENDEAWLPDTFGFAAGLPQIIKAAGSKWLLTQKISWSQTNKFPHHTFRWEGIDGTRIFTHFPPVDTYNCSMRGSEIAHAARNFKDKGVARHSLAPTGWGDGGGGTTREMVAKAARLKDLEGSATVVWETPAEFFAKAEAEHPDAPVWVGELYLELHRATLTSQAKTKQGNRRSEHLLREAELWAATAAVRTGFPYPYEELDRIWKTVLLHQFHDILPGSSIAWVHREARRTYERVAAELDGIIGAAQRALAGEGATRLVFNSAPHTRDGVPAGAARPATDPGGVSLTPRAGGGHVLDNGLLRVGIDARGLVVSAYDIEAGRETIAPDRAANLLQIHPDFPNMWDAWDVDEFYRNTVTDLVDADEVGPGEDGVSVRIVRSFGASRVTQVLSLAPGERRLGIDTEVDWHETEKFLKLAFPLDVHAERYASETQFGHFHRPTHTNTSWESAKFEACNHRFVHVEEPGWGVAIVNDSTYGHDVTRTVRDSDSGTTTTVRVSLLRAPRFPDPETDQGVHRFRHALVPGAGIGDAVREGWRINLPERHLTGAREVVPLVGVEQDAVVVTAVKLADDGSGDVVVRFHESRGGRTRATLTAGFATGAVTVTDLLERPLADAAMPERDGDRITLSLRPFELVTLRLKRA, translated from the coding sequence ATGCATGACGACCGCGCCCTGGTCGAAGCCCGCCTCAAGCGTGTCCTCGACGAGCGTATCCGACCCGCCGTGTACCCCGAGTCCGTACCGCTGGAAGTGGCGGTGTGGAACGCGCCCGGAGAGCCGGTCCCGGTCGCCGAGGGACTCGCGGCCCAGCCGGAGCCGATCGAGGTGGGCGCGCGCTGGGGCGCTCCGTGGGGCACCAGTTGGTTCCGGGTCACCGGGACCGTCCCCGAGTCCTGGGCCGGCCGGACCGTCGAAGCGCTCCTCGACCTCGGATTCGACGAGAACATGCCCGGATTCCAGTGCGAGGGGCTCGTCTACCGGCCCGACGGCACCCCGGTGAAGGGACTCAACCCCCGCAACCAGTGGGTGCGCGTCGGCGCGCCGGTGGAGGGCGGCGAGGAGGTCCGGCTGCACATCGAGGCCGCCTCCAATCCGGTGATCCTCGACTACCACCCCTTCCTGCCCACCCCGCTGGGCGACAAGGAGACGGCGGGCAGCGAGCCGCAGTACACCCTCACCCGGATGGACCTCGCGGTCCTCGACGAGACGGTGTGGGAGCTGGTGCTCGACCTGGAGGTGCTCGGCGAGCTGATGGCCGAGCTGCCGGTGGAGTCCGCGCGGCGCTGGGACATCCTGCGCGCGGTGGAGCGGGCGCTCGACGCCGTCGACCTCCAGGACGTGGGCGGCACCGCCGCCGCGGCCCGTGCCCGGCTCGAGGGCGTGCTCGCCGAACCGGCCGTGCCCTCCGCACACCGGATCAGCGCCGTCGGCCACGCGCACATCGACTCGGCATGGCTGTGGCCGCTGCGCGAGACGGTACGCAAGGTGGCGCGCACGACCTCCAACATGACGGCGCTGATCGAGGACGAACCCGAGTTCGTCTTCGCGATGTCGCAGGCCCAGCAGTGGGCCTGGGTGAAGGAGCACCGGCCCGAGGTGTGGGCGCGGGTGAAGAAGGCCGTCGCGGAGGGCCGGTTCGTCCCGGCCGGAGGCATGTGGGTCGAGTCGGACACGAACATGCCCGGTTCGGAGGCGATGGCCCGTCAGTTCGTGCACGGCAAAAGGTTCTTCCTCGACGAGTTCGGCATCGAGAACGACGAGGCCTGGCTGCCCGACACCTTCGGATTCGCCGCCGGACTCCCGCAGATCATCAAGGCGGCGGGTTCCAAGTGGCTTCTCACGCAGAAGATCTCGTGGTCCCAGACCAACAAGTTCCCGCACCACACCTTCCGTTGGGAGGGCATCGACGGCACCCGCATCTTCACCCACTTCCCGCCCGTCGACACCTACAACTGCTCCATGCGGGGCAGCGAGATCGCCCACGCGGCCAGGAACTTCAAGGACAAGGGCGTCGCCCGGCACTCCCTCGCGCCCACCGGCTGGGGCGACGGAGGCGGTGGCACCACCCGCGAGATGGTCGCGAAGGCGGCCCGCCTCAAGGACCTCGAAGGCTCCGCCACCGTGGTGTGGGAGACCCCGGCGGAGTTCTTCGCGAAGGCCGAGGCCGAACACCCCGACGCGCCCGTCTGGGTCGGCGAGTTGTACCTCGAACTGCACCGTGCGACCCTCACCAGCCAGGCGAAGACCAAGCAGGGCAACCGCCGCAGCGAGCACCTGTTGCGCGAGGCCGAACTGTGGGCGGCGACCGCGGCGGTGCGGACCGGGTTCCCCTACCCGTACGAGGAGCTGGACCGCATCTGGAAGACGGTGCTGCTCCACCAGTTCCACGACATCCTGCCCGGCTCGTCCATCGCCTGGGTGCACCGGGAGGCCCGCAGGACGTACGAGCGGGTCGCCGCGGAGCTGGACGGCATCATCGGCGCGGCACAGCGCGCGCTGGCCGGTGAAGGCGCCACCCGGCTCGTGTTCAACTCCGCTCCGCACACCCGCGACGGGGTCCCGGCGGGCGCGGCCCGCCCGGCCACCGACCCCGGCGGAGTCTCGCTCACGCCGAGGGCGGGCGGCGGTCACGTCCTCGACAACGGTCTGCTGCGGGTCGGGATCGACGCCCGGGGACTGGTCGTCTCGGCGTACGACATCGAGGCCGGCCGCGAGACGATCGCACCGGACCGGGCCGCGAACCTGCTCCAGATCCACCCCGACTTCCCGAACATGTGGGACGCCTGGGACGTCGACGAGTTCTACCGCAACACGGTCACCGATCTGGTGGACGCCGACGAGGTCGGGCCCGGTGAGGACGGCGTGTCGGTCCGGATCGTACGGTCCTTCGGCGCGTCGCGGGTCACCCAGGTGCTGTCGCTTGCGCCGGGGGAGCGGCGACTCGGCATCGACACGGAGGTCGACTGGCACGAGACCGAGAAGTTCCTGAAGCTCGCCTTCCCGCTCGACGTGCACGCCGAACGGTACGCGTCCGAGACCCAGTTCGGGCACTTTCACCGGCCCACCCACACCAACACCTCTTGGGAGTCCGCCAAGTTCGAGGCGTGCAACCACCGGTTCGTGCACGTCGAGGAGCCGGGCTGGGGCGTCGCGATCGTCAACGACTCCACGTACGGACACGACGTGACCCGGACCGTGCGCGACAGCGACTCCGGTACGACCACCACCGTGCGCGTGTCCCTGCTGCGCGCCCCGCGCTTCCCGGACCCGGAGACCGACCAGGGGGTGCACCGCTTCCGGCACGCGCTGGTGCCGGGCGCCGGGATCGGGGACGCGGTGCGCGAGGGCTGGCGGATCAACCTGCCCGAGCGGCATCTGACGGGCGCGCGCGAGGTCGTGCCGCTGGTGGGCGTCGAGCAGGACGCGGTCGTGGTGACCGCGGTCAAGCTCGCCGACGACGGCAGCGGTGACGTGGTCGTACGCTTCCACGAGTCCCGCGGCGGCCGGACGCGGGCCACGCTCACCGCGGGCTTCGCGACCGGGGCCGTCACGGTGACCGATCTGCTGGAGCGGCCTCTCGCGGACGCCGCCATGCCGGAACGCGACGGCGACCGGATCACCCTGTCGCTGCGCCCCTTCGAGCTGGTGACGCTGCGGCTGAAGCGGGCCTGA
- a CDS encoding FadR/GntR family transcriptional regulator, producing MDETLSHGTEGAPQKGTVTQRAIERIKAMIKEGRLEPGQRLPTERDLAAQLGMSRSSMREAIRALTVLGVLEARHGSGIYVTQLEAGDLLETFGVVADLSRGPRLVELLEVRRILESTATALAAARITPDQLAEVEKHLTAMNATDDPEEILAHDLAFHREIAAAAGNETMAAILEGLSSRTFRARVWRGYQEEGAFERTRREHAAIHRALLAHDPEAARAAAAAHVGEVEQWLRTQLTP from the coding sequence GTGGACGAGACCCTGTCCCACGGGACGGAGGGCGCTCCGCAGAAGGGCACCGTGACCCAGCGCGCCATCGAGCGGATCAAGGCGATGATCAAAGAGGGCCGTCTCGAGCCAGGACAGCGGCTGCCGACGGAGCGCGATCTCGCCGCCCAGCTGGGCATGTCCCGCAGCTCGATGCGCGAGGCGATCCGCGCGCTCACGGTTCTCGGCGTGCTGGAGGCCCGGCACGGCTCGGGCATCTACGTCACACAGCTGGAGGCCGGGGACCTCCTGGAGACCTTCGGTGTGGTGGCCGACCTCTCGCGCGGGCCTCGGCTGGTGGAACTGCTGGAGGTGCGCCGGATCCTGGAGTCGACGGCGACGGCACTGGCCGCCGCGCGGATCACCCCCGACCAGCTCGCCGAGGTGGAGAAACACCTCACCGCGATGAACGCGACCGACGACCCGGAGGAGATCCTCGCCCACGACCTGGCCTTCCACCGGGAGATCGCGGCCGCCGCGGGCAACGAGACGATGGCGGCCATCCTGGAGGGGCTGTCCTCGCGCACGTTCCGCGCCCGGGTCTGGCGCGGCTACCAGGAGGAGGGCGCCTTCGAGCGGACCCGCCGCGAGCACGCGGCGATCCACCGCGCGCTGCTGGCCCACGACCCGGAGGCGGCCAGAGCGGCCGCGGCCGCGCACGTGGGCGAGGTCGAGCAGTGGCTGCGGACCCAGCTCACGCCCTAG
- a CDS encoding sugar ABC transporter substrate-binding protein, giving the protein MAGRTVRNRRISSRAVSAAAVAACATLVLAACGSTKDDVASGGGGGDGSGKVGVILPLLTSPFWQSYNDYVPKMAKSEGVDALKTVNSNSDPSQQITDINNQLNQGVKGLVVAPLDSAAIVAGLDQAERKGVPVVAVDVAPDKGKVAMVVRADNVAYGEKACEFLGKQVGSGKVVQIMGDLASVNGRDRSEAFRSCVKKNYPKLKVLEIPAKWESDTAASKLDTLLNANPDIKGIYMQAGGVYLAPTLQTLKSKGMLKKAGQSGHIAIVSNDGIPQEFDAIRKGEIDATVSQPADAYAKYGMYYIKAAMHGKTFKTGPTDHDSKIVKLPSGILEDQLPAPLVTKDNVDDPELWGNTVK; this is encoded by the coding sequence ATGGCCGGCAGAACAGTGCGGAACAGGCGAATCTCGTCGCGGGCAGTGAGTGCGGCGGCTGTGGCCGCCTGCGCGACCCTGGTGCTCGCGGCGTGCGGCAGCACCAAGGACGACGTCGCCTCCGGCGGCGGGGGAGGCGACGGCAGCGGCAAGGTCGGAGTGATCCTGCCCCTGCTGACCTCGCCGTTCTGGCAGTCCTACAACGACTACGTGCCGAAGATGGCGAAGTCCGAGGGCGTCGACGCCCTCAAGACCGTCAACTCCAACAGTGATCCGTCGCAGCAGATCACCGATATCAACAACCAGCTGAACCAGGGCGTGAAGGGGCTGGTCGTGGCCCCCCTGGACAGCGCCGCGATCGTCGCCGGTCTCGACCAGGCCGAGCGCAAGGGTGTCCCCGTGGTCGCCGTCGACGTGGCCCCCGACAAGGGGAAGGTCGCCATGGTCGTCCGCGCCGACAACGTCGCGTACGGCGAGAAGGCCTGCGAGTTCCTGGGCAAGCAGGTCGGTTCGGGCAAGGTCGTGCAGATCATGGGCGACCTGGCGTCGGTCAACGGCCGTGACCGCTCCGAGGCGTTCCGCTCCTGCGTGAAGAAGAACTACCCGAAGCTGAAGGTCCTGGAGATCCCCGCCAAGTGGGAGTCCGACACCGCGGCCTCCAAACTGGACACGCTGCTGAACGCCAACCCCGACATCAAGGGCATCTACATGCAGGCGGGCGGTGTCTACCTCGCGCCCACCCTGCAGACCCTGAAGTCGAAGGGGATGCTGAAGAAGGCCGGCCAGTCCGGTCACATCGCGATCGTCTCGAACGACGGCATCCCGCAGGAGTTCGACGCCATCCGCAAGGGCGAGATCGACGCCACCGTCTCCCAGCCCGCCGACGCCTACGCCAAGTACGGCATGTACTACATCAAGGCGGCCATGCACGGGAAGACGTTCAAGACCGGACCGACCGACCACGACTCCAAGATCGTCAAGCTGCCCAGCGGCATCCTGGAGGACCAGCTGCCCGCGCCGCTGGTCACCAAGGACAACGTCGACGACCCCGAGCTCTGGGGCAACACGGTCAAATGA